Part of the Vigna angularis cultivar LongXiaoDou No.4 chromosome 1, ASM1680809v1, whole genome shotgun sequence genome, AGCAaaaatgttttgatttgttgGAGTTTAAAACCATATGAGAGCAGACACAGATGCTACAAATTAGAAAAGCTAGGGGCATTGATCCTCTACGGGGACAGTTTCGCTCTTTCACTCTACTTCAAAAGTAATAGCCGTAAGATCAAATTCAACGATCACGACTCAAAATCAAGCGAACAACTCACAAGCCGAAAACTTTCATCACACATCCCTAGACAATAATTCCTATCGGCGTAATAGATATATTAAGAGTGCGGCTTAACAATATCCTCTTATCATAGAATAAATCTAAGACCTTAGGCTTCAttccttttataattaaatttcacttcagttattatttattatcagtTATTATTTGTTATGTTGTTactatttatcttattatttttttagataattattagtctaataaaaacataaattacagttgatattatctttaaatataataacaactCTTAAGAAcctatgataaataattattttcacatAAAAGATCCAAAAACTGTTAGGATATTGTCACagttcaaattatataattatatctcATCATCAAATAATAGTAAGAATAgaaaaatatagatataaattgacctaaatgaaaaaaatgtcaacatttaaataaacttaaacgCAACtactttgaattttaaatataataatcgTAGTACTATGTTCGTTCGTTCGTTTGTTGAGTCTTGCTTTAAAATTTACtatcattcattttcttttactatactattattttttattctgcaAAGAATGTTTGGTGGGAGGAAAATTTTGTACACCTAAGAATTAGAAATATTAgatattatgatttatattaatgattagattttattttgttggtgAACAATATTTCTAAAAATGTTCGCCAAAATCATTCTTTTTCTATCATGTTAATTGATTCGATAAAAGTAAATGAACTATGTTTTCTATAAGAGATTCTTTTTTTACTCGGGAAAGTTAGGTATAAAAACTTTGTGTGAAACTTacttataaaaacattttttgacaattttgaaGGTAACtggaactaaaaaaaattaaaatatttttatgctattaaaacaatttttaaacattGGAAAGACGGTTGTGCATTCCATCAATATTATAAGGATTCttttagagaaaaagaaactaaCGGTATCCAAATGAGGTTTAAAagatatttcatatttaaaattatatttttttttaattaaagaagaAGTGAGATAGTTGACTAGAACAAAATAATCTTTTGAGATtagttttgatagaaaatgttACCTGATTAAGTATTGGAGtgatattaaagaaaaaataataactaagttaaaaaatgtttttatataaaaaaaattggttgtgAAATTCTTTATGATAAGTTATTATTGATCAAACTTTCTTATAATAAGCTAGaaataattcattaaacttttcatatatatatatatacttttaataattaaaacttaaattattgatattcatactttaatttgagatgttattttatatttatattcttcaaACAATTATAAccattcaaattttttcatgttaataaattaaagttaattatatatgatataatttcatttttaaatatagcTAATAATAGATCCACATGGGAGCCGATATCCTTTGCAGCCCTTATCAAATTATCTTGTGCGTGTCATTTGTTTGACTTGAAATCTGATAATCTGACGGCTGTTATTTAGGCTGGAGAGGGTATGAGAGAAATAGATAGTGTAGAGGATCTGAATCACCGTGGTACACGTGAATGTGAGGGCATGAATCAGAATAGTTATTCCAACAACTGAATCCAGTCTTTAGAAAATTTgtttcacctttttctttttcaccagTAATGTATGTATTTTAACACCTCGCTCTTATAAGTGGAAAATATGTGcggttaatattaattttatattataataaaactttataATTGTTGAGTTTTTCATTAGAGAAATGCTAGATAGATTAAGCATAATGTTTCATTAACATtccatataaaaaattcaacataaaaaaaattaatccaaAATCTTATGATAACAAATGTGTGAGCCTCTTTTTGTATAATAAATACTTTTGCGACTCGTTTGTGACCAAAGTCATATAAAGACCTCCAATGagttatttatgaataatattagATAGTGATACtcaaattaagaaaacaaaaaactagttttgcaatattttttctttatagaaATATGTATATTCCTTCTACTAAACTTTAGTCTTGTTCTAATCATGTTTAATAAAAGATTAATGATATCATGatacacttttacattcatttgacacaggTTACAAggataaaatggtaaaaaaagtacaaacttttgtattgtttcaagaaaaaagaaaataaaaagcaagTAAGGatagtgtcaaatgaatgtaaaatatttaggtGTGTCAAGAATCTTTACTCTTAATAAACACtctaaaaattatcaaaatctaCACCCAAACGTGTACTACTGTTTACAAGTACGCTTAATATTGTACTAATGTTAAAAACTTACTCCatcaaaaatttataaaataatttcacacaCATGGCTTATTTACCCACATAAAAAAGTTTCATATCAAAAAAACATCTTAGcgtttttttagtattttcattcaaaatttatattatccTTTTTCTATGTATTTAGTGGAGTCACAACGTAAAATCACAACAAAACAttttaacatgttaaaaataaactaattaaatagaattatcaacaattaaataataattatatttcaattacATCTAAACacatacataaataataaagtagGGGTGATAAAACGCGTTAAGCCGTTATGTTTAAGCTCTACTCAATATTGGTATGCTAAAAACGGGTCAGGCTGAACTGACctgcttgttttttttttgttatcgaAAGTCTAATATCATACAAAAACgaagtgaaattttttattttttatatgaaaacaaGTCAATGTCGGGCTGTCAAATTATCGAATCGATGTCGAACTGCAAAAGCTAATTGAGTTTCTTCAATTAAACATAAACAatggaaacattgaaaatggCAAAGAGCAAGACAGACTGGTCTGGAGATGAGAGGAGAACAATGGAGATGAACTCAAACTGTGTTAGTGTAATGAAGTTAGGCAATAGGTTGGCCTGTCAGACAAGGCGGGCTAGTTGATTTGGATTCCCAAGTTGAAAATGCTCTCCTGACCTGCCTTTTTTGACCGGGCTAGTGGGCTGGCCAGTCGAGCTTGACCCTTTTTTCCATCCCTACAATAAACTCATGTATAATGTTACAAGATTCCACAAATGACAAATGTCTTCAAATAGATTCATGTTGAAGTTTATTCTACCAAAAGCTACCTCTAGACTCAATTTAAGACCTTTATCAATAATGGACTAAAGAATTAGGGATTTTGGTCAATTCATGTATTGACATCCTTTATGTTACAACAAGTCTCAAGTGTACAAAGAATTTTTCTCAACTTTTCATAACTTGGAGCCTTGATTTATGTGACTTAAAACTATTTATGAAGTAAAGGGATATATAGTTTATCACATGCTCCTTTActtaatacttataaattagACACAAGGTCAACATGTCATCCTTAATGTTGTGTTTACTTTGAAGGAATGATTTGGAAGAGAGTGAGTGGATCCTTTGAAGAAATTTGAGGgtgaattaattgttatttatttgagtggatttggaggaaagtgagagtgaatttagaagtaaagtttgggagaattagtgtaggatttaaCCGATgtgacatattaaaaaaaattgtttaattggtattgaagattaccaaaatgtctctaatataaaatgataatggttaatgttatatttaattgtaaaaatgtttacaaagagaaaaaaaattaaaattaatttaaaaagtgtaaaaaaattgtaatttagtaaaatgaaatatatatttttattttaaaaatctatatatatCATTCTTCAATACAATAGAAggttcataaattattttgacatTCACATAAAATGCTTTGCAATCTGCATGACAAATAATAAAGGAAACATGGTTGTATTGTCATCTAATATATGGTTAGATAATATTAAAGCACTTGGGCCATATATAACAGCACACTCTTACCAAACTTTGTTGTTAGCAAAATACATGTTATTTACATAGTCATCCAACAGCACTGGGAAGTTGGAACCGAATAAGCCACCGCGGAACCAAATACAACCACAGACCATGGTGAACAAAAGGCTGGAACCGAATACAAAGGTAACCAGAACCGAATACAAGCACTTTTCATATCTCCAATATGTAGTGGAACCGAATACAAGTTGCTGTTCAATTCCTTCTACGCGTTGGAACAGGATACAAGAGCTCTGGAACCAAATACAAGAGCTTTGGACGAACCAAAATCACGCTTCTTCAACCCCTGCTtcaacctttcttcttcatgttcTCCATCTTCAATATATGTTCATGGCAGCAACCACATATGTACGAAGGGAAAAGATGACTTTCACTCTCAATTCACACCAAATCGCACCGTATTAGCGAGTGATAAAAAAAACGCCGATCTCGCAAATCCACTTGATTTTGTCTTCGCAAATCCCCTAAAACATAGTGTAAGTGCgagactaaaataaaatatgattcatTCATATCATATGAAATTGATATACAAAGAAAATTTCATAGTTATATTCATATGtgtttatatgtatattatcGTTACACAAGAACTAAGCATAAAAGTTGATAATTATATTCAGATTACTATCTTTTAAGACTATTATTTGCAACTTTGACATAAATGACAAAGTCTTGCACACTCTACCACTAAGACGAAGAGCCCAAGACATTTGTTTCCAAGTGTCTAAAGATCTTAAAAAAATGTCCCCATAAGAGCTAATGGACATTTTTATTGTACATGAATAGGTTTTATTAGgagacaaaaataaaactaagatTGTGTTTCCCTTGCTATCCAATAGAGAAGGGATTCCATTTTCCACAATATCTAGTAAAAGCATGTTCATTACTTCCAAGCAAGCAAGCATTTTCAACTTTCATAGATCGTATTTCTCACCTTTGAACATGAGGTAGATGATTTATTTCTTGACTTTTTCCTTCCATTGAGTTTACTGGAACCAACCTTTTATCGTTGTAAAGAATTCATGTAGATGCAGACTTTGATATCACTTGTTGGTATAGATGACTCTAGAAATGAGGATTGAATATAACATATTAGGCacttaataaattgaaatactTAACGACAAACATATCAATCATAAAAGAAagttttatactagttcacccAAATTTATTAGCTATGTCCATTTCTCTTTTAAAAGCTATGTTTAAGAGGTTACACTTTTTTAATCTACGCCTAAGACTAATAACTCATTAAAGACAAAGAAAGCAGATAAAGTTCACGTAGATAAACTTcagaatataaataatattacaatgacTTATCACTCTCATTTTTTTACTtcagaatgaaaataatattgcaATGACTTATCACtctatttttttacaaattaaactATAAGAATTGACGTCATAAACACAATACTTTAACTTTGATCATGTGTTGTTATCGTAGaagtgttatttttattatttgaaaaaaatgataaaaatttatttttattataatattatttattatttgactATTTATTGTTAATACATtgaatatttattgttattgtattaacagatatattaaaagaaaatcttaTGGTTAAAGCTGTTTTaacatacaataaaattaaaagacacCATATACTCGAACATGTAAGACGCTTTTGAGCTTTTTACACTTTTcagattaattattttgtgaaaaCTGTAAAAACCAAGCCATCTATTTCACGTGCTTTCATTTCCCATCACACTCTCCCCACACTACACATCAATCTAACTAAATAATATCATAAACGAAAGTATACTcacaattaaactttttttaaacaaCCAAATAATAACCAtatcttaatattaaaatattgaattgagATATTCAATTAtgatttaatagaaaattaataaaataaattgtagaatggttgtataaaaatatttaggttGTGAAAGGGTGACAACTCTGTCATAAATTCGTATATGGGTTTTTATCATTGCAAAATTGCATGGTAGGTGTTTGCTTAAAGTCCATAGATTAAAGTTGGAAAGAGTGGGGTTTATGTGAAACTTTTGAGTCCCAAAATGAAGAAGATCAGAAAATTATGCTTGTGAAATTATGCagagaatgaaagaaaaaaagggccCACTCAGAAATTCTGACTCTCCAGGCGGCTACGTATTCTAATTGATCCCGCAACCAATCATTCCTTTCCACGACCCCACGCTCTTGTCTTGTCCTCATATTTGAAAACCACGTTAACGAACCAGACCAGTGAATCGACACGTAACCGTCTAAATTTCTTGCTCCTAGCCTCAAATTTTTCTCCTGCACTTTACTTCCTTTCCCATATTCAATTCTTCAACTCTGcaaaatctctctctctctctctctctctatctttcTATGGCATCTGCTGCTACTACGCGTGTGACTCACTGTGAGCTGCGGCCGGCGAGACCGGCGGTTCGGGGAAGAGAACCGGGCGGTCCGGTTCAGGTGACGATCCCCAAACCGAAAGCGGTGGAGGCAGAAGGCACGAACGCGAACATCGTCTTGCAGCCACGGTTGTGTACTCTGAGATCGTACGGTTCGGATCGATTTGGTGTCATCAAGACTCCCAGGGACGGTGGCGATGACGTCTCACCCTTCTTCGCCGCGCTTTCTGACTACATCGAGAGCTCTAAGAAGAGTCAAGATTTTGAGATCATCTCAGGTCGTCTGGCAATGGTATATACACTTAGCACACAAGgtttttatctttcaattttcATGCATCtatgaaaagaaacaaaaaaacaaaaacttatttttaattttgttgagaGTGGGATTTGAACCCACGCCCTTTCGGATCAGAACCTTAATCTGGCGCCTTAGACCAACTCGGCCATCTCAACTAATGGTAATTATTtcaataacatataaataattttaaacttatttgttAATATGATATGTTGGGTTTGGTGCAGATGGTGTTTGCAGGAACAGTGGCAATGGAAGTGGTGACAGGAAACTCTGTGTTCAGAAAGATGGACATTGAAGGAATAACTGAAGCGGGTGGGGTGTGTTTGGGTGCTGTAACTTCTGCAGCCCTCTTTGCATGGTTCTCCAGTGCCCGAAACAGAGTCGGTCGAATCTTCTCTGTCAGCTGCAACGCATTCATCGACTCCGTAATTGACCATATCGTCGATGGTCTCTTCTATGAAGGGGACCCTACTGATTGGCCTGATCAACCCTGAtcaaatattttcattcttaCAATTTTACACATTTAATGTGTCTCGAAATCATAGACACAGTTAGAGGAACATGTAATTCTAGTATCTagaactattatatatatatatatagagagagagagagaagaataGCGTAAGTACTGGAAATAAATGATGCTGAAATATGTAAACTAGTATTTCTTAAGCATAGATAGACAATGAAATGAAATGTG contains:
- the LOC108323935 gene encoding stress enhanced protein 2, chloroplastic isoform X2, with amino-acid sequence MASAATTRVTHCELRPARPAVRGREPGGPVQVTIPKPKAVEAEGTNANIVLQPRLCTLRSYGSDRFGVIKTPRDGGDDVSPFFAALSDYIESSKKSQDFEIISGRLAMMVFAGTVAMEVVTGNSVFRKMDIEGITEAGGVCLGAVTSAALFAWFSSARNRVGRIFSVSCNAFIDSVIDHIVDGLFYEGDPTDWPDQP
- the LOC108323935 gene encoding stress enhanced protein 2, chloroplastic isoform X1; translation: MASAATTRVTHCELRPARPAVRGREPGGPVQVTIPKPKAVEAEGTNANIVLQPRLCTLRSYGSDRFGVIKTPRDGGDDVSPFFAALSDYIESSKKSQDFEIISGRLAMVYTLSTQVGFEPTPFRIRTLIWRLRPTRPSQLMMVFAGTVAMEVVTGNSVFRKMDIEGITEAGGVCLGAVTSAALFAWFSSARNRVGRIFSVSCNAFIDSVIDHIVDGLFYEGDPTDWPDQP